A genomic region of Armatimonadota bacterium contains the following coding sequences:
- a CDS encoding branched-chain amino acid ABC transporter permease, translated as MSGLRIGWTVAGVLAALLLVPTAVRVLGLPAYYLVFLYFYFFWVAQATSWNLISGYAGYFSFGQGAFYGAGVYGAAVLIDRHGVPYGLAILAGAAASALIASAIGVVTFRLRQIRGPVFALVTLAVALAMHSLANNVSYLDGGRGIPLPKLTYPLGLSDVEFLYYAGLGVGLVAVAVGWWTYRNRHGWGLRAIHDDERVAEGLGVPTFAYKMGALALSGALAGLGGGLHALQVRYVTADAVFSLRVPLLVIMMCVLGGRRHWLGPVVGAGVVHVINDRLSGPGLGSLSEVLMGLLLMVVVATLPEGIYSQLRQRGAAAGLVGLGGLGGALVARLTFLDALAVGIAVAVVFLVLRTHRFVLGPWHRGKAREVEAARG; from the coding sequence ATGAGCGGATTGCGCATCGGATGGACTGTTGCAGGCGTCCTGGCGGCCCTGCTCCTGGTGCCGACCGCGGTGCGGGTCCTCGGCTTGCCCGCGTACTATCTGGTGTTCCTGTATTTCTACTTCTTCTGGGTGGCCCAGGCCACCAGCTGGAACCTCATCTCGGGCTATGCGGGATACTTCAGCTTCGGTCAGGGTGCCTTCTACGGCGCGGGGGTGTACGGGGCCGCGGTGCTCATCGACCGGCACGGGGTGCCCTACGGGCTCGCGATCCTGGCGGGTGCAGCGGCCAGTGCCCTCATCGCCTCTGCCATCGGGGTGGTGACCTTCCGCCTGCGTCAGATCCGAGGCCCGGTGTTCGCCCTAGTTACCCTAGCCGTGGCGTTGGCCATGCACAGCCTTGCGAACAACGTCAGCTACCTGGACGGCGGCCGGGGGATCCCCCTGCCCAAGCTCACCTATCCCCTCGGCCTCTCGGACGTGGAGTTCCTGTACTACGCGGGTCTCGGGGTTGGCTTGGTGGCCGTGGCCGTGGGATGGTGGACCTACCGGAACCGGCATGGGTGGGGCCTGCGGGCCATTCACGACGACGAACGGGTGGCCGAGGGCCTGGGGGTGCCCACCTTCGCGTACAAGATGGGCGCGCTTGCCTTGAGCGGGGCCCTGGCGGGCCTGGGCGGGGGGCTGCACGCCCTGCAGGTCCGTTACGTCACCGCGGACGCGGTATTTTCCCTGCGGGTGCCGCTCCTGGTGATCATGATGTGCGTGCTGGGAGGGCGTCGCCACTGGCTGGGGCCGGTGGTGGGGGCGGGCGTGGTGCACGTCATCAACGACCGGCTCAGCGGGCCTGGATTGGGCAGCCTCAGCGAGGTCCTCATGGGCCTGCTCCTCATGGTGGTGGTGGCCACCCTCCCGGAGGGCATTTATAGCCAACTGCGCCAACGGGGAGCCGCCGCGGGGCTGGTGGGCCTGGGAGGCCTGGGAGGCGCTTTGGTTGCCCGCCTGACCTTCCTCGATGCCCTCGCGGTGGGAATCGCGGTGGCCGTGGTCTTCCTGGTGCTCCGGACGCATCGCTTCGTCCTCGGCCCATGGCACAGGGGCAAGGCCCGGGAGGTGGAGGCCGCCCGTGGCTGA
- a CDS encoding thiamine pyrophosphate-dependent dehydrogenase E1 component subunit alpha gives MYELMAKIRAFEEQVNELYVTRRMPGLAHLYVGEEAVAVGVCQALRREDYITSTHRGHGHCLAKGARVDRMFCELLGKAEGYCRGKGGSMHIADPDSGNLGANAIVGGSAGIAAGAALSAKMRGTDQVAVCFFGEGALGQGIVYEAMNMAALWKLPVIYVCENNLYNEYTHYRETTAGDILARPRAFGIPAEEVDGQDVRQVLAAARRAVARARRGEGASFLLCNTYRFYGHHVGDVDRSYYRSKEEEEWWKRERDPLRILRSWMVQAGLAEEAEFERIEQAVREEVLAGVAYALQAPYPDPSEVSQHVYA, from the coding sequence ATGTACGAGCTCATGGCAAAGATCCGGGCCTTCGAGGAGCAGGTAAACGAGCTGTACGTGACCCGGCGCATGCCGGGACTCGCGCACCTCTATGTGGGGGAGGAGGCAGTGGCGGTGGGCGTGTGTCAGGCCCTGCGCCGGGAGGACTACATCACCAGCACCCACCGGGGCCACGGCCACTGTCTGGCGAAGGGAGCCCGGGTGGACCGGATGTTCTGCGAACTGCTGGGCAAGGCAGAGGGCTACTGCCGGGGCAAGGGCGGATCCATGCACATCGCGGATCCCGACTCCGGCAACCTCGGAGCCAACGCTATCGTGGGCGGGAGCGCGGGGATCGCCGCGGGCGCGGCCCTGTCGGCGAAGATGCGGGGCACGGACCAGGTGGCGGTATGCTTCTTCGGGGAGGGGGCCCTGGGACAGGGGATCGTGTACGAGGCCATGAACATGGCCGCCCTGTGGAAGCTCCCGGTGATCTACGTGTGCGAGAACAACCTCTATAACGAGTACACCCACTACCGGGAGACCACCGCGGGGGACATCCTGGCGCGTCCCCGGGCCTTCGGGATCCCCGCGGAGGAGGTGGATGGGCAGGACGTGCGGCAGGTGCTGGCCGCAGCCCGGCGGGCCGTGGCCCGGGCCCGGCGGGGAGAAGGAGCCAGCTTCCTCCTGTGCAACACCTATCGGTTCTACGGCCACCACGTGGGCGACGTGGACCGCTCCTACTACCGGAGCAAGGAGGAGGAGGAGTGGTGGAAACGAGAGCGGGATCCTTTGCGGATCCTGCGGAGCTGGATGGTACAGGCAGGGCTTGCGGAGGAAGCGGAGTTCGAGCGCATCGAGCAGGCGGTGCGCGAGGAGGTTCTGGCGGGCGTGGCCTACGCCCTTCAGGCTCCCTATCCGGATCCCAGCGAGGTGAGCCAGCATGTCTACGCCTAG
- a CDS encoding 2-oxo acid dehydrogenase subunit E2: protein MPKEVIMPALGLAQETGKVLKWLRGEGQEVRQGEPLLEVETDKANVEIEAPASGVLGRILVPEGGEVPVGQVIGWILLPGESPGVLPGPRPEETAAVMVPSAPPPRLAAPPERRVRASPKARRIAQELGVDLRTLKGSGPGGAVLAADVEQAAARAEPAELPHVWKLMAERTARAWATVPHFFLERDVRADRLLAWREALRTRVQEDLTYTDLLVKLVAAALRLHPELNARWEEGRIRRLAEVNIGLAVATEQGLVVPVIQGADGLPVEEIARRRAELVERARSGKLRLEDVEGGTFTLSNLGMYGVDRFFAIVNAPQAAILSVGRIAERVTGEEGKAVVRPRLTLGLSCDHRVVDGARAARFLETLAGFVEEPLALLR, encoded by the coding sequence GTGCCGAAGGAGGTGATCATGCCCGCCCTGGGCTTAGCCCAGGAGACGGGGAAGGTTCTGAAGTGGCTGCGAGGGGAGGGGCAGGAGGTCCGTCAGGGTGAGCCCCTCCTGGAGGTGGAGACCGACAAGGCCAACGTGGAGATCGAGGCCCCGGCCAGCGGCGTGTTGGGCCGGATCCTTGTGCCGGAGGGTGGAGAGGTACCGGTAGGACAGGTGATCGGCTGGATCCTCCTGCCCGGTGAGTCGCCCGGTGTGCTTCCGGGCCCGAGGCCTGAAGAGACGGCGGCTGTAATGGTGCCTTCCGCCCCTCCCCCCCGCCTCGCAGCCCCGCCGGAGCGCAGGGTCCGGGCCTCCCCGAAGGCCCGCAGGATCGCCCAGGAGCTCGGGGTGGATCTCCGGACCCTGAAAGGATCAGGCCCGGGGGGAGCGGTACTGGCCGCGGACGTGGAGCAGGCCGCGGCTCGGGCGGAGCCCGCGGAGCTCCCACACGTGTGGAAGCTCATGGCGGAGCGCACCGCGCGGGCGTGGGCTACCGTCCCGCACTTCTTCCTGGAGCGGGACGTGCGGGCGGATCGCCTGCTGGCATGGCGGGAGGCTCTGCGGACGCGGGTGCAGGAGGATCTTACGTACACGGATCTGCTGGTGAAGCTGGTGGCCGCGGCCCTGCGGCTCCATCCGGAGCTCAACGCCCGATGGGAGGAGGGGCGGATCCGTCGCCTTGCGGAGGTGAACATCGGCCTCGCGGTGGCCACGGAGCAAGGGCTCGTAGTGCCCGTGATCCAGGGAGCGGACGGACTTCCCGTGGAGGAGATCGCGCGTCGCCGGGCGGAGCTGGTGGAGCGGGCGAGGTCCGGGAAGCTGCGCCTAGAAGATGTGGAGGGAGGCACCTTCACCCTCAGCAACCTCGGCATGTACGGGGTGGATCGGTTCTTCGCCATCGTCAACGCTCCCCAGGCGGCCATTCTGAGCGTGGGGCGCATCGCGGAGCGGGTGACGGGAGAGGAAGGGAAAGCCGTGGTGCGCCCTCGTCTCACCTTGGGGCTGTCGTGCGACCACCGGGTGGTAGACGGTGCCCGGGCCGCCCGGTTTCTGGAGACGCTGGCGGGGTTTGTGGAGGAGCCGCTGGCGCTGCTGCGGTAG
- a CDS encoding ABC transporter ATP-binding protein yields the protein MLEIRDLEVRYGEARALEGITLTVQEGEVVAVLGPNGAGKSTLVKSIAGWVGIRRGNVRFLGESLVGLPPERICARGIGLVPEGRRVFADLTVKENLELGAFHPRARQRARETLEQVLHLFPRLRERLGQRAGSLSGGEQQMLAIGRALMGAPRLLLMDEPSLGLAPVMVEAVFRFVQEARTLGLSILLVEQNAVWALAVAHRGVVMDRGRIVTEGSREALLRDPRVQDAYLGVG from the coding sequence ATGCTTGAGATCCGGGATCTCGAGGTTCGCTACGGGGAGGCGAGGGCCCTGGAAGGGATCACCCTCACCGTGCAAGAGGGTGAGGTGGTGGCGGTCCTGGGTCCGAACGGCGCGGGTAAGAGCACGCTGGTGAAGAGCATCGCGGGTTGGGTGGGCATCCGGAGGGGGAACGTGCGGTTTTTGGGGGAGTCCCTCGTGGGCCTCCCGCCGGAGCGGATCTGCGCACGCGGGATCGGACTGGTCCCGGAGGGGCGGCGGGTCTTTGCGGATCTGACGGTGAAGGAGAACCTGGAGCTGGGCGCGTTCCATCCCCGGGCACGGCAGCGCGCCCGCGAGACCCTGGAGCAGGTCCTGCACCTCTTTCCCCGGCTGCGGGAGCGCCTGGGACAGCGCGCCGGAAGCCTGAGCGGTGGGGAGCAACAGATGCTGGCCATTGGGCGCGCGCTGATGGGGGCACCGAGGTTGCTGCTGATGGACGAACCGTCGTTGGGACTGGCACCCGTCATGGTGGAGGCGGTCTTCCGCTTCGTGCAGGAGGCCCGCACCCTGGGCCTGTCCATCCTCCTGGTGGAGCAGAACGCGGTGTGGGCCCTGGCGGTGGCCCATCGGGGGGTGGTGATGGATCGGGGCCGCATCGTGACAGAAGGGAGCCGGGAGGCGCTGCTGCGGGATCCCCGGGTCCAGGACGCCTACCTCGGGGTGGGGTAG
- a CDS encoding alpha-ketoacid dehydrogenase subunit beta, which produces MSTPSLSVGSDARAGVREITMAQAIREALAEEMRRDPRVFLLGEDVAEAGHPFKVLSGLVQEFGPERVLDTPISEAGFVGIAVGAAMTGMRPVVDIMFGDFLTLAMDQIANQAAKVCYMSGGKLRVPLVVRTTLGATRRSAAQHSQSLHAWFSHIPGLKVALPATPYDAKGLLKTAIRDDNPVLFFEDKMMYQVKGPVPEEEYTIPFGVADIKRPGRHVTLVATSSMVYVALDAARILAQEGIEAEVVDPRTTVPLDVETLVQSARKTGRVIVIDEGYRRYGVTAEIAAVIAEEAFYDLEAPVRRLGAMDVPVPFSPVLEDETVPTPEQVAAVARELCGRA; this is translated from the coding sequence ATGTCTACGCCTAGTCTCTCCGTAGGATCGGATGCACGCGCGGGCGTCCGGGAAATCACCATGGCCCAGGCCATCCGGGAGGCCCTGGCGGAGGAGATGCGTCGGGATCCCCGGGTGTTCCTTCTGGGGGAGGACGTGGCGGAGGCCGGTCACCCCTTCAAGGTGCTCTCGGGCCTCGTGCAGGAGTTCGGGCCTGAGCGGGTTCTGGACACTCCGATCTCCGAAGCGGGGTTCGTGGGCATCGCGGTGGGCGCGGCCATGACGGGAATGCGGCCGGTGGTGGACATCATGTTCGGGGACTTCCTCACCCTGGCCATGGACCAGATCGCAAACCAGGCGGCCAAGGTGTGTTACATGTCGGGAGGCAAGCTCCGGGTGCCGCTCGTGGTGCGCACAACCCTGGGCGCCACCAGACGGTCCGCGGCCCAGCACAGCCAGAGCCTGCACGCCTGGTTCAGCCACATCCCGGGGCTCAAGGTGGCGCTCCCCGCTACCCCCTACGACGCCAAGGGATTGTTGAAGACCGCCATCCGGGACGACAACCCCGTGCTCTTCTTTGAGGACAAGATGATGTACCAGGTGAAGGGACCCGTTCCGGAGGAGGAGTACACCATCCCCTTCGGGGTGGCGGACATCAAGCGTCCGGGCCGCCACGTGACCTTGGTAGCCACCAGCAGCATGGTGTACGTGGCCCTGGACGCCGCCCGGATCCTGGCCCAGGAGGGGATCGAGGCGGAGGTGGTGGATCCCCGCACCACGGTACCCCTGGACGTGGAGACCCTGGTGCAAAGCGCCCGAAAGACCGGCCGCGTGATCGTGATCGATGAGGGATACCGACGATATGGGGTGACTGCGGAGATCGCCGCGGTGATCGCGGAGGAAGCTTTCTACGACCTCGAAGCGCCCGTGCGGCGCCTGGGCGCCATGGACGTGCCGGTCCCCTTCTCGCCGGTCCTCGAGGACGAGACTGTGCCGACACCCGAGCAGGTGGCCGCGGTGGCGAGGGAACTGTGTGGGCGAGCATGA
- a CDS encoding ABC transporter ATP-binding protein, whose translation MAEVLLDLRQVRKSFGGVQALQDVSLQVREGEIVGLIGPNGSGKSTLINVATGYYPLDGGRIWFCGFDITGLPPHRRARLGLARTYQHPRPFGQLNARDNVAMGDLFGRNARGRTPQAAQEAARRWLAMLGLEATAEQPVSALTLQERRLLELARVLASHPRAILADEVLAGLTVAEAERVMEALRRIRDMGVGLLVVEHNIKAIRALADRIVVLHEGKVLTEGLPEQVLQDERVRQAYLGGSPAHA comes from the coding sequence GTGGCTGAGGTGCTGCTGGATCTCCGGCAGGTGCGGAAGAGCTTCGGAGGGGTCCAGGCGCTTCAGGACGTCTCCCTACAGGTCCGGGAAGGCGAGATCGTGGGCCTGATCGGTCCCAACGGCTCCGGCAAGTCCACCCTGATCAACGTGGCCACGGGGTACTATCCCCTGGACGGAGGACGGATCTGGTTCTGTGGATTCGACATCACGGGGTTGCCGCCCCACCGGCGTGCCCGGCTGGGCCTGGCGCGAACCTACCAGCACCCGCGGCCCTTCGGGCAGCTCAACGCCCGGGACAACGTGGCCATGGGGGACCTGTTCGGACGAAACGCGCGAGGACGTACACCGCAGGCCGCACAGGAGGCGGCCCGGAGGTGGCTGGCGATGCTGGGCCTGGAAGCTACCGCGGAGCAGCCGGTGAGCGCGCTGACGCTGCAGGAGCGGCGTCTGCTGGAACTGGCCAGGGTCCTGGCAAGCCATCCCCGGGCCATCCTGGCGGACGAGGTGCTGGCTGGGCTCACGGTGGCGGAGGCGGAGCGGGTGATGGAGGCGCTGCGGAGGATCCGGGACATGGGCGTGGGACTCCTCGTGGTGGAGCACAACATCAAAGCCATTCGGGCCCTGGCGGACCGGATCGTGGTCCTCCACGAAGGGAAGGTCCTGACGGAGGGGTTGCCGGAACAGGTGCTGCAGGATGAGCGGGTGCGTCAGGCTTACCTGGGAGGGTCCCCCGCACATGCTTGA
- a CDS encoding SDR family oxidoreductase: MDLGIRGKVAIVTGGSRGLGRSAAVSLAREGVRVAICARNPEGLHRAVEELCALGVEALGIVADVTRPEGPEKVYRETAERFGQVDILVNNVGGRRGGQSLEDTTEQDFLDALMLNLFSAIRLTRLVLPEMRRRRWGRIINIASIWGREYGGTIAYMTAKAALIAFTKSLARQVAKDNVLVNSVAPGSILFPGGGWDRFVRSNPPEVVEAFIERNLPMGRFGWPEPVGDLVAFLASERASLITGACINIDGGQSYSLI; this comes from the coding sequence GTGGACCTCGGGATTCGGGGAAAGGTCGCCATCGTCACCGGGGGGAGCCGGGGCCTGGGGCGGAGCGCGGCCGTTTCCCTGGCCCGGGAGGGAGTCCGGGTGGCCATCTGCGCGCGAAACCCGGAAGGTCTTCACCGGGCTGTGGAGGAGCTCTGTGCCCTCGGCGTGGAGGCCCTGGGCATCGTGGCGGATGTGACGCGCCCGGAGGGGCCGGAAAAGGTCTACCGGGAGACGGCGGAGCGCTTCGGGCAGGTGGACATCCTGGTGAACAACGTGGGCGGACGGCGCGGGGGGCAGTCCTTGGAGGACACCACGGAGCAGGACTTCCTGGACGCCCTCATGCTCAACCTGTTCAGCGCCATCCGGCTCACCCGACTTGTCCTCCCGGAGATGCGCAGGCGGCGGTGGGGGCGTATCATCAACATCGCCTCCATCTGGGGGCGGGAGTACGGAGGAACCATCGCGTACATGACCGCGAAGGCTGCCCTCATCGCGTTCACGAAGAGCCTGGCCCGGCAGGTGGCCAAGGACAACGTGCTGGTGAACTCCGTAGCTCCAGGCTCCATTCTGTTCCCGGGTGGGGGATGGGACCGGTTCGTCCGGAGCAATCCGCCGGAGGTGGTGGAGGCGTTCATCGAGCGCAACCTGCCCATGGGCCGGTTCGGCTGGCCGGAGCCCGTGGGGGATCTCGTGGCGTTCCTTGCCTCGGAGCGGGCATCCCTCATCACAGGCGCCTGCATCAACATCGACGGAGGCCAGAGCTACTCCCTGATCTAG
- a CDS encoding NAD(P)-dependent oxidoreductase, with protein sequence MEKIGFVGLGVMGSRMVKRLLQAGRSVVGYNRTRSKAQWLMDLGMEWADSPRAVAEAADVIFTMVRDTQALLAVTEGPEGILAGLGPGKIYVDMSTVSPAASRALAEKVRAQGARMLDAPVSGSVTTLEEGRLSIMVGGDRDTFERVLPILRDIGPVVHHVGGNGQAVLMKIATNLSLAVQMLAYCEGVLMAEKAGIPREVAVQVLLNSVAASPMLKYRGPFVLQMPEEAWFDVNMMQKDLLLALEAGRELNVPLPTTAVTNEYLTAARGMGLDRYDFAILFEVLSRLSGRPPQLQ encoded by the coding sequence GTGGAGAAGATCGGGTTTGTCGGGCTCGGCGTGATGGGAAGCCGGATGGTGAAGCGGCTCCTGCAGGCGGGACGCTCGGTGGTAGGCTACAACCGCACGCGGTCCAAGGCGCAGTGGCTCATGGATTTGGGCATGGAGTGGGCGGACTCCCCCCGGGCGGTGGCGGAGGCTGCGGACGTGATCTTCACCATGGTCAGGGACACCCAGGCATTGCTGGCAGTCACGGAGGGGCCGGAGGGTATCCTCGCGGGCCTGGGACCCGGCAAGATCTACGTGGATATGAGCACGGTGAGCCCCGCGGCGAGCCGGGCCCTGGCGGAGAAGGTCCGGGCGCAGGGGGCGCGGATGCTGGACGCCCCGGTGTCCGGGAGCGTGACGACCCTCGAGGAGGGCCGACTGTCCATCATGGTGGGCGGGGACCGGGACACCTTCGAGCGGGTGCTTCCCATCCTCCGGGACATCGGGCCCGTGGTGCATCATGTGGGCGGAAACGGACAGGCGGTCCTCATGAAGATCGCCACCAACCTCAGCCTCGCGGTCCAGATGCTGGCCTACTGCGAGGGGGTTCTGATGGCGGAGAAAGCAGGGATCCCCCGGGAGGTCGCGGTGCAGGTGCTGCTCAACAGCGTGGCGGCCTCCCCCATGCTCAAATACCGGGGTCCCTTCGTGCTCCAGATGCCGGAGGAGGCCTGGTTCGACGTGAACATGATGCAGAAGGACCTGCTGCTCGCCCTGGAGGCGGGGCGGGAGCTCAACGTGCCCCTCCCCACCACGGCGGTGACCAACGAATACCTCACCGCCGCGCGGGGCATGGGGCTGGATCGGTACGACTTCGCGATCCTGTTCGAGGTCCTGTCCCGCCTGAGCGGGCGGCCGCCCCAGCTGCAATAG
- a CDS encoding aldehyde dehydrogenase family protein, whose product MGTVTVPRWDLWIDGRWREGERYVPVLHKYRQEVLAEVAEADEALVDEAVRAARRAVEERPLPPYRRFEILRRAADLLSERKEEFARTIAREAGKPLKYAHIEVDRAIQTISLSGEEAKRIHGEQVPVDAAPGSEGRIAFTIRVPVGVVCAIAPFNFPLNLVAHKVAPALAAGNAVVLKPATYTPLTSLLLAQLLEDAGLPPGYLNVVVGSGRTVGEALLRHPGIALYTFTGSPEVGERIKTATGLRRVILELGNNSPNIVAQDADLDRAAPLLARFAYLYAGQFCISVQRIYVEEPVYEAFLEKFVAAAQAMKLGDPEDPETDIGPMISEEDAKRVEAWVEEALEGGAKRVLGGPRQGVLYPATVLVDVRPEMRVVCQEVFGPVASVVACRTFEEALQHANDTVYGLQAGVFTNDLRKAVLAAKTLRMGGVIVNDTSGYRVDLMPYGGVQRSGIGREGPRYAIEEMTDLRLVVLNP is encoded by the coding sequence ATGGGCACTGTGACGGTTCCACGGTGGGATCTGTGGATCGATGGACGGTGGCGGGAGGGGGAGCGGTACGTGCCGGTGCTGCATAAGTACCGGCAGGAGGTCCTGGCGGAGGTGGCGGAGGCGGACGAAGCGCTCGTGGACGAGGCGGTGCGGGCCGCCCGGCGGGCCGTGGAGGAACGGCCGCTACCGCCGTACCGTCGGTTCGAGATCCTGCGGCGGGCCGCGGATCTGTTGAGCGAGCGGAAGGAGGAGTTCGCCCGCACCATCGCCCGGGAGGCCGGCAAACCGCTCAAGTACGCCCACATCGAGGTCGACCGGGCCATCCAGACCATCTCCCTGAGCGGGGAGGAGGCCAAGCGCATCCACGGGGAACAGGTCCCCGTGGACGCGGCCCCCGGATCCGAGGGGCGGATCGCGTTCACCATCCGGGTGCCGGTAGGTGTGGTGTGCGCCATCGCACCCTTCAACTTCCCCCTCAACCTGGTGGCCCACAAGGTGGCTCCGGCTCTGGCGGCAGGCAACGCGGTGGTGCTCAAGCCCGCCACCTATACGCCCCTCACGAGCCTGCTGCTGGCGCAGCTGCTGGAGGACGCTGGACTCCCTCCCGGATACCTCAACGTGGTGGTGGGAAGTGGGCGCACGGTAGGAGAGGCCCTGCTGCGGCATCCGGGTATCGCCCTCTATACCTTCACCGGCAGTCCGGAGGTGGGGGAGCGCATCAAAACGGCCACAGGACTCCGGCGCGTGATCTTGGAGCTTGGAAACAACTCTCCCAATATCGTGGCCCAGGATGCCGACCTGGATCGGGCAGCACCGCTGTTGGCCCGGTTCGCGTACCTGTACGCGGGCCAGTTCTGCATCTCCGTCCAGCGCATCTACGTGGAGGAGCCCGTCTACGAGGCATTTTTGGAGAAGTTCGTGGCCGCCGCACAGGCGATGAAGCTCGGGGATCCCGAGGATCCGGAGACCGACATCGGCCCCATGATCTCCGAGGAGGATGCCAAGCGGGTGGAGGCCTGGGTGGAGGAGGCCCTGGAGGGAGGCGCCAAACGGGTACTGGGCGGCCCGCGCCAGGGGGTGCTGTACCCTGCCACGGTGCTGGTGGACGTGCGGCCGGAGATGCGGGTGGTCTGCCAGGAGGTCTTCGGTCCCGTAGCTTCCGTGGTGGCGTGCAGGACCTTCGAGGAAGCTTTGCAGCACGCTAACGACACCGTCTACGGCCTGCAGGCGGGGGTGTTCACCAACGACCTCCGCAAGGCCGTGCTCGCGGCGAAGACCTTGCGGATGGGCGGAGTGATCGTCAACGACACCTCCGGCTACCGGGTGGACCTCATGCCCTACGGCGGCGTCCAGCGCAGCGGGATCGGACGGGAAGGACCCAGGTACGCCATCGAGGAGATGACGGACCTGCGCCTCGTGGTGCTGAATCCCTAG
- a CDS encoding Xaa-Pro peptidase family protein: MGIKTYGLMGVDWEVRVDYERLRRERLQRAKTFLKRSELGALLCFDMNNIRYITATHIGTWAMDKLVRFCLLPQDDEPILWDFGSAARHHQLYCPWLGERSRAGISTLRGSYPERARDVARKIRTELEARGLHKEPLGVDVVEPTVLFALQEEGLRVVDGQWVMTEARKIKTQDEITLLTTACMMVDAAYEELYKFLRPGVRENECVGLVAKVLYDLGSEHVEGVNAISGERCSPHPHVYTDRVLRPGDPVYFDILHSFNGYRTCYYRTFVVGSASPAMVDAYKRCRDYLDAAISLIKPGVTTADVVRVWPRAEEFGFANEEAAFALQYGHGVGLSIWEKPIFSRLVSFDKPEVIEEGMVLALETFWPAADGWSAARIEEQLVVTKDGCEVITRFPAEQLLVAGARYWTVDGPLPLRREVQSHLNRETSPLGAVVASAAVEGVRP, from the coding sequence ATGGGGATCAAAACGTACGGGCTGATGGGAGTGGACTGGGAAGTCCGCGTGGACTATGAGCGGCTGCGGCGGGAGCGCCTGCAGCGTGCCAAGACCTTCCTGAAACGCTCGGAGTTGGGAGCCCTGCTGTGCTTCGACATGAACAACATCCGCTACATCACCGCAACCCATATCGGGACCTGGGCCATGGACAAGCTCGTCCGGTTCTGCCTGCTGCCGCAGGACGATGAGCCTATCCTGTGGGATTTCGGCTCCGCGGCCCGGCACCACCAACTGTATTGTCCGTGGCTGGGGGAGCGGTCCCGGGCGGGGATCTCCACCCTGCGGGGATCGTACCCGGAGCGGGCCCGGGACGTGGCCCGCAAGATCCGCACCGAACTGGAGGCCCGGGGCCTGCACAAGGAGCCCCTAGGGGTGGACGTGGTGGAGCCCACGGTGCTGTTTGCCCTCCAGGAGGAGGGACTGCGGGTGGTGGACGGACAGTGGGTGATGACGGAAGCCCGCAAGATCAAGACGCAGGACGAGATCACCCTGCTGACGACGGCCTGCATGATGGTGGACGCCGCATACGAAGAGCTGTACAAGTTCCTGCGCCCCGGGGTCCGGGAGAACGAGTGCGTGGGGCTTGTGGCCAAGGTCCTCTACGATCTTGGCTCCGAGCATGTGGAGGGGGTGAATGCCATCTCTGGGGAGCGGTGCAGCCCGCATCCCCACGTGTATACGGACCGAGTCCTACGGCCCGGGGATCCCGTGTACTTCGACATCCTGCACAGCTTCAACGGCTACCGCACCTGTTACTACCGCACCTTCGTGGTGGGGAGCGCCTCTCCCGCCATGGTGGATGCCTACAAGCGGTGCCGGGACTACCTGGATGCGGCCATCAGCCTCATCAAGCCCGGGGTGACCACCGCGGACGTGGTTCGGGTGTGGCCCCGGGCCGAGGAATTCGGCTTTGCCAACGAGGAGGCCGCCTTCGCGCTGCAGTACGGGCACGGGGTGGGGCTTTCCATCTGGGAGAAGCCCATCTTCAGCCGCCTCGTGTCCTTCGACAAACCGGAGGTCATCGAGGAAGGGATGGTGCTGGCCCTGGAGACCTTCTGGCCCGCCGCGGACGGCTGGTCCGCCGCCCGCATCGAGGAGCAGCTGGTGGTCACCAAGGACGGCTGCGAGGTCATCACGCGCTTTCCCGCAGAGCAGCTCCTGGTGGCGGGTGCCCGGTACTGGACCGTGGACGGGCCGCTCCCGCTCCGGCGCGAGGTGCAGTCGCACCTCAACCGGGAGACGAGTCCACTCGGAGCGGTGGTGGCCTCCGCGGCGGTGGAAGGCGTCCGGCCCTAA